A window of the Brassica oleracea var. oleracea cultivar TO1000 chromosome C1, BOL, whole genome shotgun sequence genome harbors these coding sequences:
- the LOC106305351 gene encoding DNA (cytosine-5)-methyltransferase CMT2 isoform X1: MLSPAKCESEDPTAQLDLLHSSPRSEPERLSLVLSLPNPAEAEMSTSRRSTRNNCNSPKEIGGGEGAQSPRITDNVSSVPITGKSGSSKRKISSAPVKKDSGGLSFEDIAAIAKSLEMGVVSECQDKNDDAEGRSQVPAKRKVDCDDMKRSSQSLSSSNKRTRRSARFTKGMEDEGEENLGEEPVPSIRSLRLSGTAENGLGLCGAKQVRGTEKLVQVSENGNCRETIKRCEGDGLVSSKQELLGSTVNGCRVKSLGKHRSSDPNASGVHTSSLKISENGTSNGLPMTAALVEQESRQGKTSDCGATADNGVTGEMHANSTVIYLSDDDEEPQPAKDVQDSVEFVYTKSSNGDVLIQDASGSTLSSGGNGRQAPLDQNSPIKSTKGKGARVTRTAVREKHEHGSSFFIGEPIPCEEAKERWRWRYDLKEHKSKRRGQQSEDDEDMIVANVECHYLQAKVDNETFSLGDFACLMGDGEEPPIGKIVEFFKTTDGESYFRVQWLYRATDTVMQKQAADHERRRLFYSTVMNDNPIDCLISKVTVLQVSPRAGLKPNSIKSDFYFDMEYCVEFSTFQTLRTQTSENKLECCADVTPTESTESILEDKSFSKELLVLDLYSGCGGMSTGLNLGAKISGVDVVTKWAIDQNLAACESLKLNHPQTQVRNDSAGDFLQLLKEWGKLCKRYVRNNGHTTDTLNPGNSTKEATESSSSTEDDSEPEEYEVEKLVDICYGDPDKTGERGLKFKVHWKGYSSNEDTWEPAKELSNCQDAIREFVTSGFKKNILPLPGGVGVICGGPPCQGISGYNRFRDVDSPLTDERNQQIVVFMDIVEYLKPKFVLMENVVDILRLDKGSLGRYALSRLVDMRYQARLGIITAGCYGLSQFRSRVFMWGADPNMKLPPFPLPTHDVIVRYGFPLEFERNVVAYSEGQPRDVETALVLKDAISDLPHVSNNETRERMSYESLPETDFQRYIRSTKHDMTGSATDNCTKRTMQLYDHRPSLLSEDDYNRVCQIPKKKGANFRDLPGLIVRNDNTVCRDPSMEPVLLPSGKRLVPEYVFTFQQGKSKRPFARLWWDETVPTVLTVPSCSNQAFLHPEQDRILTIREAARLQGFPDYFQFCGTVKQRYCQIGNAVAVSVSRALGYSLGMAFRGLAGDENMIKLPQKFSHSSYLQLQESIPH; this comes from the exons CCAATCCCGCCGAAGCAGAGATGAGCACGAGCAGGAGATCCACGAGGAACAATTGTAATTCGCCTAAAGAGATTGGCGGAGGAGAAGGTGCTCAGTCGCCGAGAATTACCGATAATGTATCCTCTGTTCCGATCACCGGAAAGTCTGGATCGAGTAAGAGAAAGATTAGTAGCGCTCCCGTTAAG AAAGATTCTGGCGGATTGTCATTCGA AGACATAGCTGCGATTGCCAAGAGCTTGGAGATGGGAGTCGTTTCCGAGTGCCAAGATAAGAACGACGATGCTGAAGGTAGATCGCAAGTTCCGGCTAAGAGGAAAGTCGACTGTGATGACATGAAGCGTTCTAGTCAGAGTCTCAGCAGCAGCAATAAACGGACGAGGAGATCTGCGAGATTCACTAAGGGGATGGAGGATGAGGGGGAAGAAAATCTAGGCGAGGAGCCTGTCCCATCCATTAGATCTCTAAGGCTATCTGGAACTGCTGAAAATGGTTTGGGATTATGTGGTGCAAAACAGGTGAGAGGGACTGAGAAGCTGGTGCAAGTTAGTGAGAATGGTAACTGCCGTGAGACTATAAAGAGATGTGAAGGTGATGGCCTTGTTTCATCTAAGCAAGAGCTATTAGGGTCAACTGTAAATGGTTGTAGGGTCAAGTCGTTAGGAAAACACAGATCTTCTGACCCAAATGCGAGTGGTGTTCACACCAGCTCTTTGAAAATTAGTGAGAATGGTACGAGTAATGGATTACCGATGACAGCTGCGTTAGTGGAACAAGAGTCACGTCAGGGTAAAACGAGTGACTGCGGTGCTACTGCTGATAACGGAGTAACTGGGGAGATGCATGCAAATTCTACTGTGATCTATCTCTCTGACGACGATGAAGAGCCGCAGCCAGCCAAGGACGTACAAGATTCGGTTGAATTTGTGTATACGAAAAGCTCAAACGGAGATGTTTTGATACAAGATGCAAGTGGATCTACCCTCTCCTCGGGGGGAAATGGGAGACAAGCACCACTGGATCAAAATAGTCCAATTAAATCAACCAAGGGAAAGGGTGCGCGAGTGACCCGTACTGCTGTCCGTGAAAAGCATGAACATGGTTCCTCCTTTTTCATTGGAGAGCCAATTCCTTGCGAGGAGGCTAAAGAGAGATGGCGCTGGAGATATGACCTCAAG GAGCACAAATCTAAGAGGAGAGGCCAACAGTCAGA AGATGACGAAGACATGATTGTTGCAAATGTGGAATGCCACTATTTGCAGGCAAAAGTCGACAATGAAACGTTCAGCCTCGGAGACTTTGCCTGCCTAATG GGTGATGGAGAAGAGCCACCTATCGGCAAGATAGTAGAGTTTTTTAAGACAACAGATGGAGAAAGCTACTTCCGAGTTCAGTGGTTGTACAGAGCAACGGATACA GTAATGCAGAAGCAGGCTGCTGATCATGAGAGAAGGCGTCTCTTCTACTCTACTGTAATGAATGATAATCCAATAGATTGTCTTATTTCTAAAGTTACTGTTTTACAAGTATCACCTAGG GCAGGATTAAAGCCCAATTCTATAAAATCTGACTTTTATTTTGATATGGAGTATTGCGTGGAGTTTTCGACATTTCAAACCTTGAGAACTC AAACTTCCGAAAACAAGCTTGAGTGTTGCGCCGACGTGACACCTACAGAATCCACTGAATCTATTTTGGAAGATAAAAGTTTTAGCAAAGAGCTTCTGGTGCTTGATCTTTACAGTGGTTGTGGTGGAATGTCCACTGGGTTGAATCTTGGAGCCAAGATTTCTGGAGTTGATGTCGTGACG AAATGGGCTATTGACCAGAATTTGGCTGCCTGTGAGAGCTTGAAACTGAACCATCCACAGACGCAG GTTAGGAATGACTCTGCTGGAGATTTTCTCCAACTTTTGAAGGAGTGGGGTAAATTATGCAAGCGCTATGTGCGTAACAATGGTCATACAACTGATACATTAAACCCCGGAAATTCAACAAAGGAAGCCACTGAAAGTAGCTCTTCTACTGAAGATGATTCAGAACCTGAGGAGTACGAAGTTGAAAAGCTGGTTGATATATGCTATGGTGATCCTGACAAGACAGGAGAACGTGGCCTAAAGTTTAAG GTGCACTGGAAAGGATATAGCAGCAACGAAGATACTTGGGAGCCAGCAAAGGAATTGAG CAATTGTCAAGATGCCATCCGGGAGTTTGTAACAAGTGGATTCAAGAAGAATATCTTGCCACTTCCT GGCGGTGTTGGCGTGATATGTGGTGGACCTCCATGTCAAGGAATTAGTGGCTATAACCGCTTCAGGGATGTTGATTCTCCGTTGACTGATGAAAGGAATCAGCAAATTGTAGTTTTCATGGACATAGTTGAGTATCTGAAACCCAAATTCGTGTTGATGGAAAACGTTGTTGATATTCTGCGTTTGGACAAAGGTTCTCTTGGGAGGTACGCTTTGAGCCGTCTTGTGGACATGAGATACCAAGCGAGGCTAGGTATCATAACAGCTGGTTGCTATGGTCTTTCCCAATTTCGTTCCCGAGTTTTCATGTGGGGAGCTGATCCAAACATG AAACTGCCTCCGTTTCCGCTTCCAACCCATGATGTTATTGTCAGATATGGGTTTCCTCTCGAGTTCGAG AGGAATGTAGTTGCTTACAGTGAAGGTCAGCCCAGAGATGTTGAAACAGCTCTTGTTCTAAAAGATGCGATATCAGATCTTCCTCAT GTGTCAAACAACGAAACCCGGGAAAGAATGTCCTATGAAAGTCTCCCAGAGACAGATTTCCAGAGATACATTAGATCAACCAAACACG ATATGACTGGCTCTGCGACTGATAACTGTACAAAAAGGACGATGCAACTGTATGATCACAGGCCGTCCCTTTTGTCTGAAGATGATTATAACCGAGTTTGTCAAATCCCAAAGAAGAAG GGAGCTAATTTCAGGGATCTTCCCGGGTTAATCGTCAGAAACGACAATACAGTCTGCCGTGATCCATCAATGGAACCTGTCCTTCTGCCATCAGGAAAGCGTTTG GTACCAGAATATGTCTTTACTTTTCAGCAAGGGAAATCTAAAAG ACCGTTTGCGCGTCTTTGGTGGGACGAAACAGTTCCAACCGTTCTGACAGTCCCCAGCTGCAGCAATCAG GCGTTTTTGCATCCAGAGCAAGATCGAATACTAACCATAAGAGAAGCCGCACGGCTTCAAGGTTTCCCTGATTACTTCCAATTCTGTGGAACCGTTAAACAAAG GTACTGTCAGATTGGAAATGCAGTGGCGGTCTCGGTTTCTCGTGCTTTGGGCTATTCTCTAGGTATGGCTTTCCGTGGTCTAGCCGGTGACGAGAATATGATAAAACTTCCCCAGAAGTTTTCTCATTCAAGTTACCTTCAGCTTCAAGAATCCATTCCTCACTAA
- the LOC106305351 gene encoding DNA (cytosine-5)-methyltransferase CMT2 isoform X2, which yields MLSPAKCESEDPTAQLDLLHSSPRSEPERLSLVLSLPNPAEAEMSTSRRSTRNNCNSPKEIGGGEGAQSPRITDNVSSVPITGKSGSSKRKISSAPVKKDSGGLSFEDIAAIAKSLEMGVVSECQDKNDDAEGRSQVPAKRKVDCDDMKRSSQSLSSSNKRTRRSARFTKGMEDEGEENLGEEPVPSIRSLRLSGTAENGLGLCGAKQVRGTEKLVQVSENGNCRETIKRCEGDGLVSSKQELLGSTVNGCRVKSLGKHRSSDPNASGVHTSSLKISENGTSNGLPMTAALVEQESRQGKTSDCGATADNGVTGEMHANSTVIYLSDDDEEPQPAKDVQDSVEFVYTKSSNGDVLIQDASGSTLSSGGNGRQAPLDQNSPIKSTKGKGARVTRTAVREKHEHGSSFFIGEPIPCEEAKERWRWRYDLKEHKSKRRGQQSEDDEDMIVANVECHYLQAKVDNETFSLGDFACLMGDGEEPPIGKIVEFFKTTDGESYFRVQWLYRATDTVMQKQAADHERRRLFYSTAGLKPNSIKSDFYFDMEYCVEFSTFQTLRTQTSENKLECCADVTPTESTESILEDKSFSKELLVLDLYSGCGGMSTGLNLGAKISGVDVVTKWAIDQNLAACESLKLNHPQTQVRNDSAGDFLQLLKEWGKLCKRYVRNNGHTTDTLNPGNSTKEATESSSSTEDDSEPEEYEVEKLVDICYGDPDKTGERGLKFKVHWKGYSSNEDTWEPAKELSNCQDAIREFVTSGFKKNILPLPGGVGVICGGPPCQGISGYNRFRDVDSPLTDERNQQIVVFMDIVEYLKPKFVLMENVVDILRLDKGSLGRYALSRLVDMRYQARLGIITAGCYGLSQFRSRVFMWGADPNMKLPPFPLPTHDVIVRYGFPLEFERNVVAYSEGQPRDVETALVLKDAISDLPHVSNNETRERMSYESLPETDFQRYIRSTKHDMTGSATDNCTKRTMQLYDHRPSLLSEDDYNRVCQIPKKKGANFRDLPGLIVRNDNTVCRDPSMEPVLLPSGKRLVPEYVFTFQQGKSKRPFARLWWDETVPTVLTVPSCSNQAFLHPEQDRILTIREAARLQGFPDYFQFCGTVKQRYCQIGNAVAVSVSRALGYSLGMAFRGLAGDENMIKLPQKFSHSSYLQLQESIPH from the exons CCAATCCCGCCGAAGCAGAGATGAGCACGAGCAGGAGATCCACGAGGAACAATTGTAATTCGCCTAAAGAGATTGGCGGAGGAGAAGGTGCTCAGTCGCCGAGAATTACCGATAATGTATCCTCTGTTCCGATCACCGGAAAGTCTGGATCGAGTAAGAGAAAGATTAGTAGCGCTCCCGTTAAG AAAGATTCTGGCGGATTGTCATTCGA AGACATAGCTGCGATTGCCAAGAGCTTGGAGATGGGAGTCGTTTCCGAGTGCCAAGATAAGAACGACGATGCTGAAGGTAGATCGCAAGTTCCGGCTAAGAGGAAAGTCGACTGTGATGACATGAAGCGTTCTAGTCAGAGTCTCAGCAGCAGCAATAAACGGACGAGGAGATCTGCGAGATTCACTAAGGGGATGGAGGATGAGGGGGAAGAAAATCTAGGCGAGGAGCCTGTCCCATCCATTAGATCTCTAAGGCTATCTGGAACTGCTGAAAATGGTTTGGGATTATGTGGTGCAAAACAGGTGAGAGGGACTGAGAAGCTGGTGCAAGTTAGTGAGAATGGTAACTGCCGTGAGACTATAAAGAGATGTGAAGGTGATGGCCTTGTTTCATCTAAGCAAGAGCTATTAGGGTCAACTGTAAATGGTTGTAGGGTCAAGTCGTTAGGAAAACACAGATCTTCTGACCCAAATGCGAGTGGTGTTCACACCAGCTCTTTGAAAATTAGTGAGAATGGTACGAGTAATGGATTACCGATGACAGCTGCGTTAGTGGAACAAGAGTCACGTCAGGGTAAAACGAGTGACTGCGGTGCTACTGCTGATAACGGAGTAACTGGGGAGATGCATGCAAATTCTACTGTGATCTATCTCTCTGACGACGATGAAGAGCCGCAGCCAGCCAAGGACGTACAAGATTCGGTTGAATTTGTGTATACGAAAAGCTCAAACGGAGATGTTTTGATACAAGATGCAAGTGGATCTACCCTCTCCTCGGGGGGAAATGGGAGACAAGCACCACTGGATCAAAATAGTCCAATTAAATCAACCAAGGGAAAGGGTGCGCGAGTGACCCGTACTGCTGTCCGTGAAAAGCATGAACATGGTTCCTCCTTTTTCATTGGAGAGCCAATTCCTTGCGAGGAGGCTAAAGAGAGATGGCGCTGGAGATATGACCTCAAG GAGCACAAATCTAAGAGGAGAGGCCAACAGTCAGA AGATGACGAAGACATGATTGTTGCAAATGTGGAATGCCACTATTTGCAGGCAAAAGTCGACAATGAAACGTTCAGCCTCGGAGACTTTGCCTGCCTAATG GGTGATGGAGAAGAGCCACCTATCGGCAAGATAGTAGAGTTTTTTAAGACAACAGATGGAGAAAGCTACTTCCGAGTTCAGTGGTTGTACAGAGCAACGGATACA GTAATGCAGAAGCAGGCTGCTGATCATGAGAGAAGGCGTCTCTTCTACTCTACT GCAGGATTAAAGCCCAATTCTATAAAATCTGACTTTTATTTTGATATGGAGTATTGCGTGGAGTTTTCGACATTTCAAACCTTGAGAACTC AAACTTCCGAAAACAAGCTTGAGTGTTGCGCCGACGTGACACCTACAGAATCCACTGAATCTATTTTGGAAGATAAAAGTTTTAGCAAAGAGCTTCTGGTGCTTGATCTTTACAGTGGTTGTGGTGGAATGTCCACTGGGTTGAATCTTGGAGCCAAGATTTCTGGAGTTGATGTCGTGACG AAATGGGCTATTGACCAGAATTTGGCTGCCTGTGAGAGCTTGAAACTGAACCATCCACAGACGCAG GTTAGGAATGACTCTGCTGGAGATTTTCTCCAACTTTTGAAGGAGTGGGGTAAATTATGCAAGCGCTATGTGCGTAACAATGGTCATACAACTGATACATTAAACCCCGGAAATTCAACAAAGGAAGCCACTGAAAGTAGCTCTTCTACTGAAGATGATTCAGAACCTGAGGAGTACGAAGTTGAAAAGCTGGTTGATATATGCTATGGTGATCCTGACAAGACAGGAGAACGTGGCCTAAAGTTTAAG GTGCACTGGAAAGGATATAGCAGCAACGAAGATACTTGGGAGCCAGCAAAGGAATTGAG CAATTGTCAAGATGCCATCCGGGAGTTTGTAACAAGTGGATTCAAGAAGAATATCTTGCCACTTCCT GGCGGTGTTGGCGTGATATGTGGTGGACCTCCATGTCAAGGAATTAGTGGCTATAACCGCTTCAGGGATGTTGATTCTCCGTTGACTGATGAAAGGAATCAGCAAATTGTAGTTTTCATGGACATAGTTGAGTATCTGAAACCCAAATTCGTGTTGATGGAAAACGTTGTTGATATTCTGCGTTTGGACAAAGGTTCTCTTGGGAGGTACGCTTTGAGCCGTCTTGTGGACATGAGATACCAAGCGAGGCTAGGTATCATAACAGCTGGTTGCTATGGTCTTTCCCAATTTCGTTCCCGAGTTTTCATGTGGGGAGCTGATCCAAACATG AAACTGCCTCCGTTTCCGCTTCCAACCCATGATGTTATTGTCAGATATGGGTTTCCTCTCGAGTTCGAG AGGAATGTAGTTGCTTACAGTGAAGGTCAGCCCAGAGATGTTGAAACAGCTCTTGTTCTAAAAGATGCGATATCAGATCTTCCTCAT GTGTCAAACAACGAAACCCGGGAAAGAATGTCCTATGAAAGTCTCCCAGAGACAGATTTCCAGAGATACATTAGATCAACCAAACACG ATATGACTGGCTCTGCGACTGATAACTGTACAAAAAGGACGATGCAACTGTATGATCACAGGCCGTCCCTTTTGTCTGAAGATGATTATAACCGAGTTTGTCAAATCCCAAAGAAGAAG GGAGCTAATTTCAGGGATCTTCCCGGGTTAATCGTCAGAAACGACAATACAGTCTGCCGTGATCCATCAATGGAACCTGTCCTTCTGCCATCAGGAAAGCGTTTG GTACCAGAATATGTCTTTACTTTTCAGCAAGGGAAATCTAAAAG ACCGTTTGCGCGTCTTTGGTGGGACGAAACAGTTCCAACCGTTCTGACAGTCCCCAGCTGCAGCAATCAG GCGTTTTTGCATCCAGAGCAAGATCGAATACTAACCATAAGAGAAGCCGCACGGCTTCAAGGTTTCCCTGATTACTTCCAATTCTGTGGAACCGTTAAACAAAG GTACTGTCAGATTGGAAATGCAGTGGCGGTCTCGGTTTCTCGTGCTTTGGGCTATTCTCTAGGTATGGCTTTCCGTGGTCTAGCCGGTGACGAGAATATGATAAAACTTCCCCAGAAGTTTTCTCATTCAAGTTACCTTCAGCTTCAAGAATCCATTCCTCACTAA
- the LOC106305384 gene encoding protein ENHANCED DISEASE RESISTANCE 2, which yields MSKVVYEGWMVRYGRRKIGRSYIHMRYFVLEPRLLAYYKKKPQDYQVPIKTMLIDGNCRVEDRGLKTHHGHMVYVLSVYNKKEKHHRITMAAFNIQEALMWKEKIESVIDQHQESQVPNGQQYVSFEYKSGMDSGRTASSSDHESQFSAPEDEDGSRRSLMRRTTIGNGPPESVLDWTKEFDAELANQNSDNQAFSRKHWRLLQCQNGLRIFEELLEVDYLPRSCSRAMKAVGVVEATCEEVFELVMSMDGTRYEWDCSFQYGSLVEEVDGHTAVLYHRLLLDWFPMVVWPRDLCYVRYWRRNDDGSYVVLFRSREHDNCGPQPGCVRAHLESGGYNIAPLKPRNGRPRTQVQHLIQIDLKGWGAGYLPAFQQHCLLQMLNSVAGLREWFSQTDERGVHTRIPVMVNMASSSLSLSKSGRSVHQSAFSVDQTNSANRNSVLLDEDSDDDDEFQIAESEQEPETSKTETDVKKTEEEPAHNIDLSCFSGNLKRNENENARNCWRTSDGSNFKVRSKSFCDDKRKIPAGKHLMDLVAVDWFKDSKRIDHVARRKGCAAQVAAEKGLFSMVVNVQVPGSTHYSMVFYFVTKELVPGSLLQRFVDGDDEFRNSRLKLIPQVPKGSWIVRQSVGSTPCLLGKAVDCNYIRGPTYLEIDVDIGSSTVANGVLGLVIGVITSLVVEMAFLVQANTPEELPERLIGAVRVSHIELSSAIVPNLESD from the exons ATGTCAAAGGTAGTGTACGAAGGGTGGATGGTGAGGTATGGAAGGAGGAAGATCGGGAGATCGTATATTCACATGAGGTATTTCGTTTTGGAGCCTCGTCTCTTGGCCTATTACAAGAAGAAGCCTCAGGACTATCAG GTTCCTATCAAGACCATGTTAATTGATGGCAACTGCAGAGTTGAAGATCGAGGCTTGAAGACTCATCATGGACAT ATGGTTTACGTGTTGTCTGTCTATAACAAGAAAGAAAAGCACCATAGAATAACG ATGGCAGCGTTCAACATCCAGGAAGCACTAATGTGGAAGGAGAAAATTGAGTCTGTTATAGACCAG CACCAAGAGTCCCAGGTTCCAAATGGTCAGCAATATGTTTCATTTGAATATAAGTCTGGAATGGATAGTGGAAGGACTGCTTCATCTTCAGATCATGAAAGCCA GTTTAGTGCACCAGAGGATGAAGATGGCTCTCGGCGAAGTTTAATGAGACGGACAACTATTGGAAATG GTCCTCCAGAATCTGTACTTGACTGGACTAAGGAGTTTGATGCAGAGTTGGCGAACCAGAATTCTGATAATCAAGCTTTCTCGAGAAAGCACTGGCGTCTACTTCAGTGCCAAAATG GTCTTCGGATTTTTGAAGAGCTTCTTGAAGTAGATTACCTT CCAAGAAGCTGCAGCAGGGCAATGAAAGCTGTTGGCGTAGTGGAGGCAACATGTGAGGAAGTATTCGAACTTGTGATGAGCATGGATGGCACTCGTTATGA GTGGGACTGCAGCTTTCAGTATGGTAGCTTAGTGGAAGAGGTGGATGGTCATACAGCAGTGCTCTATCATAGACTTTTACTCGACTGGTTTCCAAT GGTTGTGTGGCCTCGTGACCTATGTTATGTCCGCTATTGGCGCCGTAATGATGATGGGAGTTATG TTGTGCTGTTCCGTTCTAGGGAGCATGATAATTGTGGTCCACAACCTGGATGTGTCCGTGCTCATCTCGAGA GTGGAGGATATAATATTGCCCCGCTAAAGCCCCGAAATGGGAGGCCTAGAACACAGGTGCAACACCTAATACAAATTGATCTAAAAGGGTGGGGTGCAGGCTATCTTCCAGCATTTCAACAACATTGTCTTCTTCAAATGCTGAACAGTGTTGCTG GTTTGCGGGAATGGTTTTCACAGACAGATGAGAGAGGTGTTCATACCCGGATCCCTGTTATGGTTAATATGGCATCGTCCTCCTTGAGCTTGAGTAAGAGCGGAAGGTCTGTGCACCAGTCTGCATTTTCTGTTGATCAAACAAACTCTGCCAACAGAAACTCCGTGCTCCTGGATGAAGACTCAGATGATGATGATGAGTTTCAGATCGCTGAATCAGAACAAGAG CCTGAAACAAGTAAAACAGAGACTGATGTCAAGAAAACAG AAGAAGAACCTGCTCACAACATTGATCTATCATGCTTTTCGGGTAATCTAAAGCGAAATGAAAATGAAAATGCTCGTAACTGCTGGAGGACTTCTGACGGGAGCAACTTCAAAGTTCGTAGCAAGAGTTTCTGTGATGATAAAAGAAAG ATTCCTGCTGGGAAGCATCTTATGGATCTGGTTGCTGTCGACTGGTTCAAAGACAGTAAAAGAATAGATCATGTGGCTAGACGTAAAGGCTGCGCAGCACAA GTTGCTGCAGAGAAAGGTCTATTCTCGATGGTGGTTAATGTTCAA GTTCCGGGGTCAACACACTACAGCATGGTGTTTTATTTCGTGACGAAAGAACTTGTGCCGGGGTCCCTGTTGCAACGTTTTGTTGATGGTGACGATGAATTCCGAAATAGCCGGCTAAAGCTTATACCTCAAGTTCCTAAG GGGTCATGGATAGTACGGCAAAGCGTGGGAAGCACCCCATGTCTCCTCGGGAAAGCAGTGGACTGCAACTACATTCGTGGCCCGACATACTTAGAA ATCGACGTGGATATTGGTTCATCAACTGTTGCAAATGGAGTTCTGGGTCTCGTCATTGGTGTAATCACATCATTGGTTGTCGAAATGGCTTTCCTTGTACAG GCAAATACACCGGAGGAATTGCCGGAAAGGCTCATCGGTGCGGTTCGGGTTTCGCATATAGAGCTCTCTTCGGCTATAGTTCCGAATCTGGAGTCAGATTAA